One window from the genome of Aricia agestis chromosome 22, ilAriAges1.1, whole genome shotgun sequence encodes:
- the LOC121737936 gene encoding uncharacterized protein LOC121737936: MSVILKLFLVTIISPSVFGQAQEDCYGAGSVAGAAIGAFIAALLLVAAAYYFRKLYWKSRKGKHLVFATDPESVKDEFAFDNPGFRQEEKWQNEAPTLPLSGKTHALAAEFTKPEKSRDDSYLQRAQVRRVKLWARDFTGLGLTCGGGARDGVRVQSVLRNGPAAAADVQPGDKIKSIKIEFSGTPLEDAVSILSLASPYPVELEVVGGGRVSGEGWGVKHPLMKAGSTGDVSTLEKEGKLLHPPKSPNTSHSNNSTLETKHGKTGIKKIISEKIITTTTLERNKKERKDPPSTLERENEKNLKMMKNRHSDVTGITQKPDKKERHSMGSEIQIIQPENGITHIEHTEVQKREYDPKRGMKFGIRVLPPNVPDDGVLKQKVENGNITPEKVSTDEIDKIDKPEPKKAPLPPVAQIQHENEIEQKKPVVAKRREKLAPPIPNARTKTNEAEANISHESSKISESSTMSSFARTDLNSSGIKRDENGIPQELPQHMFDAAKAARSNRKSSTELVQEKIEIKKEEPPKPSKKSKGKAPSPPGELEKNKSDDSIIEQLKNTSDFLSNEKEHSSILHNTSVTTKSAVTSYTSTPKVNKIKPRVEETMNFTQDDIDDIVSKPFKRESDSLNNFFADSKSNLSSNQDVHSVVSLNNSEKSDKGSTAIELNNSDITIHSSPLNDTTNSESENTSIVDEHERKATSLGDLSKFEIRKKSSKPSTGTLERAQSLDISADDEIQESTLSPKKRKAMSVVESTFFDSGTEDVLPESIDSEKGVVIKQKEPRLSLNIAKASAMEGLSTFQRNRLKKGSEFGTLEDAIVKGSSSSIESERHGSQEIYKPQTIADLSENKESQESSDHLARRIMDENLKVHLKLVTEFAKSTSDGSNMSSLETSQDSQSTEIKTSPVKHEEKVSMSYDTNIPDDMKVSRSSYVNSLERPKSEMMKKLLAKNPIFNVHLDQNNQKPEEASKESTSGMTDSFKSNRHQPDVVNVDEKSPDTSKIIKYKQENITRDYDDFVSNIRVGSANNSMRVEKKTQEEAQSSWPETKEDEEVQSRNIVTISTNEKVSMPEVRQKYTKSIEIGETNLRRIPDLVEGTKIREDKETRTLYMEPANVSLTMKQEPAQKTVTVNVTEDEFGNKVITQNVEKVSTRYITTKTEVPLQIEQMTFGIMRGGEVNEMELEEGNVKDIDSKIFEEIKRQNPNMHFTSTEPAFTRTETIILNTSEMNEEQAKALMMKLQNDPSFMAQKSQEELSRMGIRILQDLEDKKTVTDDTVEVTKTKYSINPSLVSESQKYCTVESKEVENENDHITEIQVTTPRSELKSTEVSKDKISSRQRQPPAVKTIEEPLLTYELDIEMLNDFITNEKYHSGRQLAEMKKRTKNEPKKRHSDFDLPRNSHIKFRTATYESPKEPIVTSTDLENRRLSQLDQMQLRSAENTPHAKPVILAKPSNIPVKMSEKKQQFNFVSSKIPVFGSQKSYSQENLTEKNFSLPRSPPPNLSSSSGNISVTSIKSSSRSPSGGRLS; this comes from the exons gAAAGCATCTAGTATTTGCCACGGATCCAGAGTCCGTCAAAGATGAGTTCGCTTTCGACAACCCCGGGTTCAGACAAGAAGAGAAGTGGCAGAACGAAGCACCGACATTGCCACTCAGCGGCAAAACGCATGCGCTAGCGGCAGAATTCACGAAACCCGAGAAAAGCAGGGATGACTCGTATTTACAG CGAGCCCAAGTCCGCCGCGTGAAGCTATGGGCGCGGGACTTCACAGGCCTCGGGCTGACGTGCGGGGGCGGAGCCCGGGACGGCGTGCGCGTGCAGAGCGTGCTCAGAAACGGTCCAGCCGCCGCCGCTGATGTACAGCctg GCGACAAGATCAAGTCCATCAAGATAGAGTTCTCCGGCACGCCGCTAGAGGACGCCGTCTCCATTCTCTCTCTCGCCTCCCCCTACCCGGTGGAGTTGGAGGTGGTGGGGGGCGGGAGGGTCAGCGGCGAGGGCTGGGGGGTGAAACACCCTTTGATGAAGGCGGGCAGCACCGGCGATGTTAGCACG ctgGAAAAGGAAGGGAAGTTACTGCACCCACCAAAATCTCCCAACACCTCACACTCAAACAACTCAACATTAGAAACGAAGCACGGCAAGACAGGAATCAAGAAAATCATCAGCGAAAAGATCATAACCACCACAACGTTGGAAAGAAACAAGAAAGAGAGAAAAGATCCACCGTCGACATTAGAGAGAGAGAACGAAAAGAATTTGAAAATGATGAAGAACAGACATTCTGATGTAACGGGTATCACACAAAAGCCAGACAAAAAGGAAAGACATTCCATGGGCAGCGAAATCCAAATCATACAACCAGAGAATGGCATAACACATATAGAGCATACGGAAGTGCAAAAGAGAGAGTATGATCCAAAACGAGGAATGAAATTCGGAATAAGAGTTTTGCCACCCAACGTTCCTGATGACGGCGTTCTAAAACAGAAGGTAGAGAATGGTAACATCACACCAGAAAAAGTAAGCACAGATGAGATCGATAAGATAGATAAGCCAGAACCGAAGAAAGCCCCGTTGCCTCCAGTAGCACAAATACAACATGAAAACGAAATTGAACAGAAGAAACCAGTAGTGGCTAAAAGAAGAGAAAAACTAGCACCACCCATACCAAACGCTAGAACGAAGACGAACGAAGCAGAAGCGAATATCAGCCATGAGTCATCCAAAATCTCCGAATCGTCTACAATGTCATCGTTCGCCCGCACCGATTTAAATTCTAGTGGCATCAAAAGGGATGAGAACGGAATACCGCAGGAGCTACCTCAACACATGTTTGACGCGGCTAAAGCGGCTAGGAGCAACAGAAAGAGTTCAACGGAATTAGTACAAGAGAAAATTGAGATTAAAAAAGAGGAACCGCCTAAACCCTCCAAAAAGTCTAAAGGAAAAGCTCCTTCTCCACCCGGAGAACTCGAGAAGAATAAGAGTGATGATAGCATCattgaacaattgaaaaatacTTCAGACTTTTTGAGTAACGAGAAAGAACATTCGAgtattttacataatacatcGGTTACTACTAAGTCTGCAGTTACCTCATACACATCCACTcctaaagttaataaaataaagcctcGTGTTGAAGAAACAATGAATTTCACTCAGGACGACATCGATGATATTGTGTCCAAACCATTTAAGAGAGAAAGCGATTCCCTTAATAACTTCTTTGCGGATTCCAAATCGAATTTATCGTCAAATCAAGATGTGCATTCCGTTGTCTCCCTGAATAACAGCGAAAAAAGTGATAAAGGGTCCACTGCGATTGAACTGAATAATAGTGATATAACCATCCACAGTTCACCATTAAATGACACTACAAATTCAGAATCAGAAAACACTTCAATTGTCGATGAACATGAGCGTAAAGCTACCTCCTTAGGTGATCTTTCTAAGTTTGAAATTAGAAAGAAATCAAGCAAGCCCTCAACAGGCACCTTAGAAAGGGCACAAAGTCTAGATATATCTGCCGATGATGAAATTCAAGAAAGCACATTGTCACCTAAGAAAAGAAAAGCTATGTCAGTTGTCGAGTCAACCTTCTTCGATTCCGGCACAGAAGATGTACTACCAGAATCCATCGATTCGGAAAAGGGAGTAGTTATCAAACAAAAAGAACCTAGATTAAGTTTGAACATTGCTAAAGCTTCTGCTATGGAAGGACTCAGTACATTCCAGAGAAACCGTCTAAAGAAGGGATCAGAATTCGGTACTTTGGAAGATGCTATTGTAAAGGGTTCAAGCAGCTCAATAGAATCGGAAAGACATGGATCGCAAGAAATCTATAAACCACAAACAATCGCAGATTTATCGGAGAACAAAGAATCTCAGGAATCTTCTGATCATTTAGCACGTCGAATAATGGATGAGAATTTGAAAGTTCACTTGAAATTAGTCACTGAATTTGCTAAATCTACCTCTGACGGTAGCAACATGAGTTCACTTGAAACTTCTCAAGACAGTCAATCCACTGAAATTAAAACATCGCCCGTTAAACATGAAGAAAAAGTGTCTATGTCTTATGATACTAACATACCGGATGATATGAAAGTTTCCAGAAGTTCGTATGTTAATAGTTTAGAAAGGCCAAAATCTGAAATGATGAAGAAATTGCTAGCTAAAAATCCCATTTTTAATGTGCATCTAGATCAAAATAATCAGAAACCTGAAGAAGCAAGTAAAGAATCAACATCTGGGATGACTGATTCCTTCAAGTCAAATAGACATCAACCGGATGTTGTAAATGTTGATGAGAAATCACCAGACACAagtaaaatcataaaatacaaaCAAGAGAACATTACACGGGATTACGATGACTTCGTTAGCAATATAAGAGTCGGGTCTGCCAATAATAGCATGCGTGTAGAGAAGAAAACACAAGAAGAAGCACAATCAAGTTGGCCAGAAACAAAAGAGGATGAAGAAGTACAAAGTAGAAACATAGTCACCATATCAACAAACGAAAAAGTTTCAATGCCCGAAGTCCGACAGAAATATACTAAATCCATAGAAATCGGTGAAACAAATCTTCGGCGTATCCCAGATTTAGTAGAAGGTACAAAAATCCGTGAAGATAAAGAAACGAGAACGCTGTACATGGAGCCGGCAAACGTTTCGCTTACGATGAAACAAGAACCTGCACAAAAAACCGTTACAGTTAATGTCActgaagatgaatttggtaacAAAGTTATTACACAGAACGTAGAAAAGGTTTCTACACGATACATCACGACTAAAACAGAAGTGCCTTTGCAAATTGAACAAATGACTTTTGGTATAATGAGAGGAGGGGAAGTGAATGAAATGGAGCTTGAGGAAGGCAACGTGAAAGATATAGACTCGAAAATATTTGAGGAGATAAAAAGACAAAACCCAAACATGCATTTTACTTCCACGGAACCAGCTTTCACGAGAACAGAAACGATCATACTTAACACGTCAGAAATGAATGAGGAACAGGCTAAAGCTTTGATGATGAAGTTACAGAACGATCCCAGTTTTATGGCACAGAAATCGCAGGAAGAACTATCCAGAATGGGCATCAGAATATTACAGGATTTGGAAGACAAGAAAACTGTTACAGATGACACCGTAGAAGTTACAAAAACTAAATATTCCATCAACCCCTCTTTAGTTTCTGAGTCCCAAAAGTATTGTACAGTGGAATCGAAAGAGGTAGAAAATGAGAATGATCACATAACAGAAATACAAGTGACTACTCCACGATCTGAATTAAAAAGTACTGAAGTCAGCAAAGATAAAATATCAAGTCGACAGAGACAGCCACCGGCAGTAAAGACAATCGAAGAACCTCTCCTAACATACGAACTAGACATAGAAATGCTAAACGATTTTATAACAAACGAAAAATACCATTCGGGGAGACAACTAGCAGAGATGAAGAAACGAACGAAAAACGAACCAAAGAAACGACACTCAGACTTCGACCTACCGAGAAACAGCCATATAAAATTCCGGACCGCCACCTACGAATCACCCAAAGAGCCAATCGTCACAAGCACGGATTTGGAAAACAGACGCCTCTCCCAACTCGACCAAATGCAACTCAGATCAGCTGAAAACACGCCACACGCAAAACCGGTAATTTTAGCGAAACCGAGCAACATTCCCGTTAAAATGTCAGAAAAAAAGCAACAATTCAATTTCGTTTCGTCTAAAATACCCGTTTTTGGTAGCCAAAAGTCATATAGTCAGGAGAATTTGACGGAGAAAAACTTTTCTCTGCCCCGCTCACCACCACCGAACTTGAGCAGCAGCTCTGGAAATATTTCAGTCACCTCCATAAAATCTAGTTCAAGAAGCCCAAGCGGTGGCAGATTGTCATAA